A genomic region of Micromonospora sp. NBC_01796 contains the following coding sequences:
- a CDS encoding PPOX class F420-dependent oxidoreductase, producing MTATPFDPRTLLAASRLGVLATIKADGRPQLSPVMPFYDRQAGVLYVSMTEGRAKTANLRRDPRATLEVTSPDGREWATAEGVATLTGPGSDPHGPEVEALVDYYRLAAGEHPDWDEYRSVMVSDRRVLMVMTVDHVYGASIR from the coding sequence ATGACCGCCACACCATTCGACCCACGTACGCTGCTGGCCGCAAGCCGGCTGGGAGTGCTCGCGACGATCAAGGCTGACGGCCGTCCCCAGCTTTCCCCCGTGATGCCCTTCTACGACCGGCAGGCCGGTGTCCTCTACGTGTCGATGACCGAGGGGCGGGCCAAGACGGCGAATCTGCGTCGTGATCCTCGGGCCACACTGGAGGTCACCAGCCCGGATGGCCGCGAGTGGGCCACCGCCGAGGGCGTCGCGACCCTGACCGGTCCGGGATCCGACCCGCACGGTCCCGAGGTCGAGGCGCTGGTGGACTACTACCGCCTCGCCGCGGGGGAGCACCCGGACTGGGACGAGTACCGGTCGGTGATGGTGTCCGACCGCAGGGTGCTCATGGTGATGACCGTCGACCACGTCTACGGCGCCAGCATCCGCTGA
- a CDS encoding inositol monophosphatase family protein, whose translation MINSFTGTDDAGVAIAAAGAGAEVVRGMYGQRLTRIDKGAGDFATAADVAAERSILDVIRAARPDDAVLGEEGGQQGAADSVRQWLVDPLCGTLNYAVGNMLVAVNVALRDGAAAVADPFSGEIFFTDGETARVRHNGLDAPLTPTPATQLVDVNLDPPFPNAPGFRAVELMAHPDFVARFRPRVVSTTLALTWVAAGKRAAYVTDGGDLSGSVHFAAGIAICRAAGCVVTGIDGAPIGPGGRGLVVAADAETHSQLLSLVRTRR comes from the coding sequence ATGATCAACTCGTTCACGGGAACCGATGATGCAGGGGTGGCGATAGCCGCGGCAGGTGCCGGCGCCGAGGTGGTGCGCGGCATGTACGGCCAGCGGCTCACCCGGATCGACAAGGGCGCCGGGGACTTCGCCACCGCCGCCGACGTGGCGGCCGAGCGGTCGATCCTCGACGTCATCCGGGCGGCGCGGCCCGACGACGCGGTGCTCGGCGAGGAGGGCGGGCAGCAGGGCGCGGCCGACTCCGTACGTCAGTGGTTGGTGGATCCCCTCTGCGGCACCCTGAACTACGCCGTCGGGAACATGCTGGTGGCGGTCAACGTGGCACTGCGTGACGGTGCGGCAGCGGTGGCCGACCCGTTCAGCGGCGAGATCTTCTTCACCGACGGTGAGACGGCACGGGTACGCCACAACGGACTCGACGCACCCCTGACCCCCACACCCGCCACCCAGTTGGTCGACGTCAACCTGGATCCGCCGTTCCCGAACGCGCCCGGATTCCGGGCCGTGGAGCTGATGGCCCACCCCGACTTCGTGGCACGGTTCCGGCCCCGGGTCGTCTCCACGACGCTGGCGTTGACCTGGGTCGCCGCCGGCAAGCGTGCCGCGTACGTCACCGACGGTGGTGACCTCTCCGGGAGCGTGCACTTCGCGGCGGGGATCGCGATCTGCCGGGCCGCAGGTTGCGTGGTCACCGGCATCGACGGCGCCCCGATCGGACCCGGAGGCCGGGGACTCGTGGTGGCCGCCGACGCGGAGACCCACAGCCAGCTCCTGTCTCTGGTCCGCACCAGGCGCTGA
- a CDS encoding MerR family transcriptional regulator, whose product MDDKELLNIGAFALLSGLSIAALRHYDEIGLFKPARVDPDSGYRQYAHDQVEQARLICGLRAVDLPIEEIRVLLAGSRELVPPALDAHRERLVAQVRELSQRVVAVDEFIEKGELMPELQTVRPAQIRIGVTDVRAAASFYTKAFDVVFNEAIDSIIVGNDHSAWFCSLSWVNQPPTWPAVATPTSDCR is encoded by the coding sequence GTGGATGACAAGGAGCTTCTCAACATCGGTGCGTTTGCGCTGCTCAGCGGCTTGTCGATTGCGGCGCTGCGGCACTACGACGAGATCGGGCTGTTCAAGCCGGCTCGTGTCGACCCCGACAGCGGCTACCGCCAGTACGCGCACGACCAGGTGGAGCAGGCCCGGCTGATCTGTGGCCTGCGTGCGGTCGACCTGCCCATCGAGGAGATCCGGGTGCTGCTGGCGGGGAGCAGGGAGCTTGTCCCGCCGGCTCTCGACGCCCACCGGGAGCGCCTCGTCGCCCAGGTGCGTGAGCTGTCGCAGCGGGTCGTGGCGGTGGACGAGTTCATCGAGAAGGGGGAGCTGATGCCCGAGTTGCAGACTGTTCGTCCGGCGCAGATCAGGATCGGGGTGACGGACGTACGGGCTGCGGCAAGCTTCTACACGAAGGCGTTCGATGTCGTCTTCAACGAGGCGATCGACTCGATAATAGTCGGCAACGACCACAGTGCGTGGTTTTGTTCATTATCCTGGGTAAATCAACCCCCGACTTGGCCAGCCGTGGCGACACCCACTTCCGACTGCCGGTAG
- a CDS encoding YciI family protein has protein sequence MKYMLLMQFSAAGTDFPGIENWTQEEVQAHIAFMGEVNGKLTAAGEWVDGQGLGGPQQARIVRAGEGGTPVVTEGPFAETKEFLAGFWIVDCDSPQRAVDLAAYISTAPGPGGRPLNMPIEVHPVLSAPPQDL, from the coding sequence ATGAAGTACATGCTGCTGATGCAGTTCAGCGCCGCCGGAACGGACTTCCCCGGCATCGAGAACTGGACGCAGGAAGAGGTCCAGGCGCACATCGCGTTCATGGGCGAGGTCAACGGCAAGCTCACCGCCGCGGGCGAGTGGGTCGACGGGCAGGGCCTCGGTGGCCCGCAGCAGGCCCGGATCGTCCGCGCCGGTGAGGGCGGGACGCCCGTGGTCACCGAGGGGCCGTTCGCCGAGACGAAGGAGTTCCTCGCCGGCTTCTGGATCGTCGACTGCGACAGCCCGCAGCGGGCGGTGGACCTGGCCGCGTACATCTCCACCGCGCCCGGCCCCGGCGGACGTCCGCTCAACATGCCGATCGAGGTGCACCCGGTGCTGTCCGCCCCGCCGCAGGACCTGTGA
- a CDS encoding NUDIX hydrolase produces the protein MTDDSPDSMRWRVYGERAIYDHRWVRLTLADVQPPGGGDRFEHHVVRLFRAVVAVVMDDQDRVLMLWRHRFVSDQWGWELPGGVVDEAEDEAVAAAREVEEETGWRPGPMRRLVSYQPMTGMVDSPHAVLFARNAELVGPPSDPQEVGRVEWVPLAAVRDLAAKQELLGSGTLIGLLHVLAFGPPAD, from the coding sequence ATGACCGATGACAGCCCGGACTCGATGCGTTGGCGGGTGTACGGCGAGCGTGCCATCTACGATCACCGTTGGGTACGTCTGACGTTGGCAGACGTCCAGCCGCCGGGAGGTGGTGACCGGTTCGAGCACCATGTGGTCAGGCTGTTCCGAGCTGTCGTCGCTGTGGTCATGGACGACCAGGACCGGGTGCTGATGCTGTGGCGGCATCGGTTCGTCTCTGATCAATGGGGCTGGGAGCTGCCTGGTGGTGTCGTGGATGAGGCTGAGGACGAGGCGGTTGCGGCCGCACGGGAGGTCGAGGAGGAGACCGGTTGGCGCCCGGGTCCGATGCGCCGCCTGGTGTCCTACCAGCCAATGACCGGGATGGTCGACTCGCCGCACGCAGTTTTATTCGCACGGAATGCCGAGCTCGTCGGTCCGCCGAGTGATCCACAGGAGGTCGGCCGGGTCGAGTGGGTGCCGCTTGCTGCGGTACGCGACCTAGCGGCAAAGCAGGAGCTCCTAGGCTCCGGGACCTTGATTGGCCTCCTGCATGTGCTCGCCTTCGGCCCGCCGGCAGACTAA
- a CDS encoding glycoside hydrolase family 95 protein: MLESSRRDFLRLTGAAGAGLAIAGARPFAANAAPARPTEATLVPDAQATTLWYRTPAKEDQIIREGLPIGNGRLGALTGGNPADDVVYLTDGSFWTGGRNDTLQSDGQLPYDGNGFGSFGLLAQVRVALTGHNPQTYTDYRRTLDLSNGIVSVSYRIGKAHYRREIYASHPDDVIVLRLTQSGGGTHTGAVSLVGTHGETTTAAGSQASFDGTLPNGLRYAAAVTAVGTGGRIGTDGSKVTFEGCRELLVVICGGTDYSRDAAKNFRDPAVDPLALARTKIASAARIPGAGLLATHVADYRRLYDRMRLRLGESSQVQRALDTWSRVAVRYTDPTTPDPELEAMYVQFGRYLNITGSRDRLPMNLQGIWVHNNNPDWYGDYHTDINIQMNYWLADPAGLGETGHALADYCVSQLPVWTDVTRRLYNDPRNRFRNSSGKLAGWAVAFSTNIHGGSGWVWHPSGNAWLCNSLWRHYEYSLDRAYLEKIYPVLKGAAEFWQARLIPTTVTEPDGTTREVLIDDNAWSPEHGPDAKGITYAQELAWDLFQQIKVASEVLGRDEDFAAEVTDLQARLYLPRVSPKSGWLEEWMTPENLGETTHRHLSPLIGFYPGDRINTDTSPKELIDGVRALLTARGMDSYGWACAWRSLCWSRLKDAENAYQLYLTVLRPSMNNGNGTSANLFDMYSQGSYTIFQIDANLGGAAAALEMLLYSRPGVIELLPALPDAWAPNGEVTGVGARGGFEVDLAWRNGKVTSATIRSVGGTETEVRAGTWRRRIALKPGRSVTVTPGR, translated from the coding sequence GTGCTCGAATCGTCCCGTCGTGACTTCCTCCGCCTCACCGGTGCGGCCGGGGCCGGTCTCGCGATCGCCGGCGCCCGCCCGTTCGCCGCGAACGCCGCCCCGGCCCGTCCCACCGAAGCCACGCTCGTCCCGGACGCCCAGGCCACCACGCTCTGGTACCGCACACCGGCGAAAGAGGACCAGATCATCCGGGAGGGCCTGCCGATCGGGAACGGTCGACTCGGTGCTCTGACCGGCGGCAACCCCGCCGATGACGTCGTCTACCTCACCGACGGCTCGTTCTGGACCGGTGGGCGCAACGACACCCTCCAGAGCGACGGACAGCTCCCGTACGACGGGAACGGCTTCGGCAGTTTCGGTCTGCTCGCCCAGGTACGCGTCGCGCTCACCGGCCACAACCCGCAGACGTACACGGACTACCGCCGCACCCTCGACCTCAGCAACGGGATCGTGTCGGTCAGTTACCGGATCGGGAAGGCGCACTACCGGCGGGAGATCTACGCCAGCCATCCCGACGACGTGATCGTCCTGCGGCTCACCCAGTCCGGCGGCGGCACCCACACCGGCGCCGTGTCCCTGGTCGGCACCCACGGCGAGACCACCACGGCCGCCGGCAGCCAGGCCAGCTTCGACGGCACCCTGCCCAACGGCCTGCGGTACGCGGCGGCGGTCACCGCGGTCGGCACCGGCGGCCGGATCGGGACCGACGGTTCCAAGGTCACCTTCGAGGGCTGCCGGGAACTGCTGGTGGTGATCTGCGGGGGCACCGACTACTCCCGTGACGCGGCGAAGAACTTCCGCGATCCCGCGGTCGACCCGCTCGCGCTCGCCCGTACGAAGATCGCCTCGGCCGCCCGGATCCCCGGAGCCGGCCTGCTCGCCACGCACGTCGCCGACTACCGGCGGCTCTACGACCGGATGCGGTTGCGCCTGGGCGAGTCGAGCCAGGTGCAGCGGGCACTGGACACCTGGTCACGGGTTGCCGTCCGCTACACCGACCCGACCACCCCCGACCCGGAACTGGAAGCAATGTACGTCCAGTTCGGCCGGTACCTGAACATCACCGGCTCCCGTGACCGCCTGCCGATGAACCTCCAGGGCATCTGGGTGCACAACAACAACCCGGACTGGTACGGGGACTACCACACCGACATCAACATCCAGATGAACTACTGGCTGGCAGACCCGGCCGGGCTCGGCGAGACCGGGCACGCCCTGGCCGACTACTGCGTGTCCCAGTTGCCGGTCTGGACCGACGTGACCCGGCGGCTGTACAACGACCCCCGCAACCGGTTCCGCAACAGCAGCGGAAAACTGGCCGGCTGGGCGGTCGCGTTCTCCACCAACATCCACGGCGGCAGCGGCTGGGTCTGGCACCCGTCCGGCAACGCCTGGCTGTGCAACTCGCTGTGGCGGCACTACGAGTACAGCCTGGACCGGGCGTACCTGGAGAAGATCTATCCGGTGCTCAAGGGAGCGGCCGAGTTCTGGCAGGCCCGGCTCATCCCGACCACCGTCACCGAGCCGGACGGTACGACCCGCGAGGTGCTGATCGACGACAACGCCTGGTCTCCCGAGCACGGCCCGGACGCGAAGGGCATCACGTACGCCCAGGAACTCGCCTGGGACCTGTTCCAGCAGATCAAGGTCGCCTCCGAGGTGCTCGGCCGGGACGAGGACTTCGCCGCCGAGGTCACCGACCTCCAGGCCCGGCTCTACCTGCCCAGGGTCAGCCCGAAGAGCGGCTGGCTGGAGGAGTGGATGACCCCGGAGAACCTCGGCGAGACCACGCACCGGCACCTCTCCCCGCTGATCGGTTTCTACCCCGGCGACCGGATCAACACCGACACCAGCCCGAAGGAACTGATCGACGGCGTACGGGCGTTGCTCACCGCCCGGGGCATGGACAGTTACGGCTGGGCCTGCGCGTGGCGGTCGCTGTGCTGGTCCCGGCTCAAGGACGCCGAGAACGCCTACCAGCTCTACCTGACCGTGCTGCGGCCCTCGATGAACAACGGAAACGGCACCTCGGCCAACCTGTTCGACATGTACAGCCAGGGCAGCTACACCATCTTCCAGATCGACGCGAACCTCGGCGGTGCCGCCGCGGCGCTGGAGATGCTGCTCTACTCCCGCCCCGGCGTGATCGAGCTGCTGCCCGCGCTCCCGGACGCCTGGGCACCCAACGGCGAGGTGACCGGCGTCGGCGCCCGAGGCGGCTTCGAGGTCGATCTCGCCTGGCGCAACGGCAAGGTGACCAGCGCAACGATCCGCAGCGTCGGCGGCACCGAGACCGAGGTACGTGCGGGGACCTGGCGGCGCCGGATCGCGCTCAAGCCGGGCCGGTCCGTCACCGTGACCCCCGGCCGCTGA
- a CDS encoding P-loop ATPase, Sll1717 family has protein sequence MARSAAKPNVRRRIQSDFNLGGGAAEADGLLQEAFFESGHYRAIASRTERKCFLVGRTGSGKSAALRKVEEEHPSHVIRINPEDLSLPYITDLGVIRYLSSLDVHMDPLFIALWKHVLLIEVIKHRYNVDSPGAMQRFMSTLMDRIRRDRSKQAALEYLEEFEGRFWCETDERVKEITKRFENQVEAEAGGKLPGAFSIKSGGSSNSAIEERAELAQRFQRIVNETQLPRLNKMMTVLDDDILDSPQHYTYVVIDDLDRDWVDEKVKNDLIRCLFRTVAELVRVDNLKILVALRTNILESLDFGQAGGQEEKFRDLSLRVRWTRGDLQELLDGRTRVAAEMHGLAHIHSLADLLPVPTKTQKDPLDVILNRTLMRPRDAIAFLNQCLENSSGDERITWEAIYAAEQAYSEDGLLALRDEWKPTYAGIDRVLRIFTGASRTISKNDLIVRMDDCILLTTEHDFAGNRWMVEAGSVALFGHGDWADMYHPLVKLLYNIGFLGCSLGKKNPLIYSHDDSDFMNKVANLREVAFFSVHPAFQPALDIS, from the coding sequence GTGGCCAGATCCGCCGCAAAACCAAACGTGCGTCGACGAATTCAGAGCGACTTCAATCTCGGTGGCGGTGCTGCGGAAGCAGATGGCCTACTTCAGGAAGCGTTTTTCGAATCAGGCCATTACCGTGCCATAGCTAGTCGCACGGAACGAAAGTGTTTCCTTGTTGGGCGCACGGGTAGTGGGAAGTCGGCCGCGCTGCGGAAGGTGGAAGAAGAACACCCGTCGCATGTCATCCGCATCAACCCTGAAGATTTGTCCCTGCCTTACATAACTGATCTCGGAGTGATTCGGTATCTCTCTTCACTTGATGTGCACATGGATCCGTTGTTTATAGCGCTTTGGAAGCATGTGCTCCTCATAGAGGTTATCAAGCATCGCTATAACGTGGATTCCCCGGGTGCCATGCAGCGCTTCATGTCCACTCTGATGGATCGCATAAGGCGCGATCGGAGCAAGCAAGCCGCACTGGAGTATCTCGAAGAGTTCGAAGGCCGCTTCTGGTGTGAAACCGACGAAAGAGTAAAAGAGATTACGAAGCGCTTCGAGAATCAAGTCGAGGCGGAAGCCGGGGGGAAACTCCCGGGCGCGTTTAGTATCAAGTCGGGCGGTAGCTCAAATTCGGCGATTGAAGAGCGAGCTGAGCTAGCCCAACGGTTCCAGCGGATAGTCAACGAGACTCAACTTCCTCGTCTCAACAAAATGATGACAGTGCTCGATGACGACATCCTTGACTCCCCTCAGCACTATACGTACGTGGTGATCGATGACTTGGATCGCGACTGGGTTGACGAGAAGGTGAAGAACGACCTAATACGCTGCCTCTTCCGTACTGTCGCTGAGCTGGTAAGGGTTGACAATCTAAAGATTCTTGTGGCCCTACGTACCAACATCCTTGAATCTCTAGATTTTGGGCAGGCGGGGGGACAGGAGGAGAAGTTTCGAGACTTGAGTTTGCGTGTGCGGTGGACCAGGGGGGATCTCCAAGAGTTATTGGACGGAAGAACGCGGGTGGCGGCAGAAATGCATGGCCTCGCGCATATCCACTCGCTGGCCGATTTGCTTCCCGTGCCAACAAAGACGCAGAAAGACCCGCTCGATGTCATATTGAATCGGACGCTCATGCGACCACGCGACGCGATCGCGTTTCTTAATCAATGCTTGGAAAACTCTAGCGGGGACGAAAGAATAACGTGGGAAGCGATTTACGCGGCGGAGCAGGCCTACTCCGAAGACGGGCTTCTCGCGTTGCGCGATGAGTGGAAGCCAACCTATGCGGGCATCGATCGCGTCTTGCGAATCTTCACTGGTGCATCTCGAACGATAAGCAAAAATGACTTGATAGTGCGTATGGACGATTGCATCCTTCTGACGACGGAGCATGATTTCGCCGGTAATCGATGGATGGTCGAGGCTGGCAGTGTTGCTCTGTTCGGCCATGGGGATTGGGCCGATATGTATCATCCGCTCGTGAAGCTTCTCTATAATATCGGCTTCTTGGGGTGTTCGCTGGGTAAGAAAAATCCTCTGATTTACAGTCATGACGACAGTGACTTTATGAATAAAGTCGCCAACCTGCGCGAAGTTGCATTCTTTTCGGTACACCCAGCTTTTCAACCGGCTCTCGATATTAGCTAG
- a CDS encoding DivIVA domain-containing protein codes for MRIVTSAVGVSRVVQRLTRLRPEQVRLTRFRRTRIGRRGLAEEQVYAFVRRVTDELVARDATEAALREENLRLKEALRAWHTEQARLRPVNAGRWTDR; via the coding sequence ATGAGAATCGTGACCTCGGCCGTAGGAGTCTCCCGAGTGGTCCAGCGACTCACCCGGTTGCGACCCGAGCAGGTTCGACTCACCCGCTTTCGGCGTACGCGGATCGGTCGTCGCGGGTTGGCCGAGGAGCAGGTGTACGCCTTCGTGCGGCGGGTGACGGACGAGCTGGTGGCGCGGGACGCGACCGAGGCGGCGTTGCGCGAGGAGAACCTTCGGCTCAAGGAGGCGCTGCGCGCCTGGCACACCGAGCAGGCGCGACTCCGGCCGGTGAACGCGGGTCGCTGGACCGACCGGTAG
- a CDS encoding XRE family transcriptional regulator, which produces MLIREKPTELHAEEHGLSSRIRDARLSRGWSQSRLVHEIERRLAAAGQPTVTTASLKVYISEWENSRRAIGPEYRAVLREVFGQTDGELFAVDPERELPSLDEAYTELADKIETATAIDPLMIDTLVQQTELFRTMDRQLGAAILVDRMNAHLATLENALAYAVLPTARRPVAKVLASASTLAGWQALDVGAVDRAWRHYETARRAAVEAENPALLAHAMGEQAYVLVDAGRTNLAVQLIREARRSALGRSPARLLAWLAAAEAEMTAISGDDLACRAALDEASAALPSGAESRDADVPGVFLNESHLARWRGNALAQLGDAGALADLHRALDRLDPTFARAQAGLRIDLGQAYYASGELGEARRQAGQARMLVNRTGSLRHRRRLDRLMLSLANVV; this is translated from the coding sequence ATGCTTATCCGTGAGAAGCCGACCGAGTTGCACGCTGAGGAGCATGGGTTGTCGAGCCGAATCAGGGACGCACGGCTGTCCCGCGGCTGGTCACAAAGCCGGCTGGTGCATGAGATCGAACGCCGCCTGGCCGCAGCGGGACAGCCGACTGTCACGACCGCAAGCTTGAAGGTCTATATCTCGGAGTGGGAGAACAGCCGCCGGGCGATTGGACCGGAATACCGCGCAGTGCTGCGGGAGGTGTTCGGGCAAACCGATGGCGAGCTGTTCGCTGTGGACCCCGAGCGTGAGCTTCCCTCGCTCGACGAGGCATACACCGAGCTGGCCGACAAAATCGAGACAGCAACCGCCATCGACCCCCTGATGATCGACACTCTCGTCCAACAGACCGAACTCTTCCGGACGATGGACCGCCAGCTCGGCGCGGCCATTCTCGTTGACCGAATGAACGCGCATCTCGCAACACTTGAAAACGCGCTTGCCTACGCGGTACTACCCACTGCCAGGCGGCCCGTAGCAAAAGTGCTGGCCAGCGCCTCAACCCTCGCCGGCTGGCAAGCGCTGGACGTTGGTGCTGTAGATCGAGCCTGGCGGCACTACGAGACCGCACGCCGTGCTGCTGTTGAGGCAGAGAATCCCGCATTGCTCGCCCATGCCATGGGCGAGCAGGCTTACGTGCTGGTCGACGCGGGCCGCACAAACCTTGCGGTGCAACTCATCCGGGAAGCCCGGAGATCGGCGCTAGGTAGATCCCCCGCAAGACTGCTGGCGTGGTTGGCGGCGGCGGAAGCCGAGATGACCGCCATCAGCGGAGACGACTTAGCGTGCCGGGCGGCGTTGGACGAGGCCTCCGCCGCGCTGCCATCCGGCGCGGAATCCCGCGACGCGGACGTACCCGGCGTCTTCCTCAACGAGAGCCACCTCGCCAGATGGCGAGGCAACGCGCTGGCGCAGCTCGGGGACGCAGGCGCCCTGGCCGACCTGCATCGTGCGCTGGACCGTCTCGACCCCACGTTCGCGAGAGCACAGGCCGGTCTCCGCATCGATCTCGGGCAGGCCTACTACGCCAGCGGCGAGCTTGGCGAAGCACGACGTCAAGCGGGACAAGCCCGGATGCTCGTAAACCGCACCGGATCCCTCCGACACCGACGACGGCTCGACCGGCTGATGCTGTCCCTCGCAAACGTCGTTTAG
- a CDS encoding cytochrome P450 → MAHVKETSRPPGPRGHWLMGNIPAYDNDRIGFLRRCHTEYGDVFSYDERTVFVIDPDLTHDVLARTNQDFVTELAPFDTRRDVEQAARQGSSWMSARRTVWPGLNHSASVTADNRTVEILDEVTDSVTGAECDVLPLMRTFTARSISEYCFGPDSTEIPDLLAESLDVTRPFSGTSYQLPAWLPLRRNRRFFRSHRHTIDTLTGIVARRRASGTGATHGDLLSLLLAADPGMPDRAVMSTLRGILMGGHGVPAAALASIVRELARQPRLTADLRAEANGSSGGDARPAARLPLAEAVVKEVLRLYPPVWLMTRTASTATTLGRWSLRPGDDVLLNPYLIHRDPRWWQRPDEFDPTRWLTGRPAPGVAYLPFGAGPRVCVGSALTMRQLTLATSRLAQRFTIESPNAQTADPEFLGRLAPVGLRARFLPVTG, encoded by the coding sequence ATGGCACACGTCAAGGAGACCAGTCGACCGCCGGGTCCGCGCGGGCACTGGCTGATGGGCAACATCCCGGCGTACGACAACGACCGGATCGGGTTCCTCCGGCGCTGCCACACGGAGTACGGCGACGTCTTCTCGTACGACGAGCGGACCGTGTTCGTGATCGACCCGGACCTGACCCACGACGTACTCGCCCGGACGAACCAGGACTTCGTCACGGAACTGGCACCGTTCGACACCCGACGGGACGTCGAGCAGGCCGCCCGGCAGGGCAGCTCCTGGATGTCCGCGCGCCGTACGGTGTGGCCGGGGCTCAACCACTCCGCCTCTGTCACGGCGGACAACCGGACCGTCGAGATCCTGGACGAGGTGACGGACTCGGTGACCGGTGCCGAGTGTGACGTGCTCCCCCTGATGCGTACGTTCACCGCCCGGTCGATCTCCGAGTACTGCTTCGGTCCCGACTCCACCGAGATCCCCGACCTGCTCGCCGAGAGCCTGGACGTCACCCGGCCGTTCTCCGGCACGTCGTACCAGTTGCCCGCCTGGCTGCCGCTGCGCCGCAACCGCCGCTTCTTCCGTTCCCACCGGCACACCATCGACACCCTGACCGGGATCGTCGCGCGGCGGCGTGCCTCCGGTACCGGGGCGACCCACGGCGACCTGCTCTCCCTGCTGCTCGCCGCCGATCCGGGGATGCCCGACCGGGCGGTGATGTCGACCCTTCGCGGCATCCTGATGGGCGGCCACGGTGTCCCCGCCGCCGCGCTCGCCTCCATCGTCCGGGAACTGGCCCGCCAACCTCGACTCACCGCCGACCTGCGCGCGGAGGCGAACGGGTCGAGCGGCGGTGACGCCCGGCCGGCTGCGCGGCTTCCGCTGGCCGAGGCCGTGGTCAAGGAGGTCCTCCGGCTCTACCCGCCGGTGTGGCTGATGACTCGCACTGCCAGTACGGCCACGACTCTGGGCCGGTGGTCGCTGCGCCCCGGGGACGACGTGCTGCTCAATCCGTACCTGATCCACCGGGACCCACGGTGGTGGCAACGACCGGACGAGTTCGACCCCACCCGCTGGTTGACCGGACGACCGGCGCCCGGTGTGGCGTACCTTCCGTTCGGTGCCGGTCCACGGGTCTGCGTGGGGTCGGCACTGACCATGCGGCAGCTCACGCTCGCCACCTCACGCCTGGCCCAACGCTTCACCATCGAGTCGCCGAACGCGCAGACGGCCGACCCGGAGTTCCTCGGCCGGCTCGCACCGGTGGGGCTCCGGGCACGGTTCCTACCGGTCACCGGTTGA